From a single Ochotona princeps isolate mOchPri1 chromosome 12, mOchPri1.hap1, whole genome shotgun sequence genomic region:
- the ABHD13 gene encoding protein ABHD13, translating to MEKSWMLWSFVERWLVALASWSWALCRISLLPLIVTFHLYGGIILLLLIFISIAGILYKFQDVLLYFPEQPSSSRLYVPMPTGIPHENIFIRTKDGVRLNLILIRYTGDSSPYSPTIIYFHGNAGNIGHRLPNALLMLVNLKVNLLLVDYRGYGKSEGEASEEGLYLDSEAVLDYVMTRPDLDKTKIFLFGRSLGGAVAIHLASENSHRISAILVENTFLSIPHMASTLFSFFPMRYLPLWCYKNKFLSYRKISQCRMPSLFISGLSDQLIPPVMMKQLYELSPSRTKRLAVFPEGTHNDTWQCQGYFTALEQFIREVMKSHSPEEMAKTSSSVTII from the coding sequence ATGGAAAAGTCCTGGATGCTGTGGAGCTTTGTGGAAAGATGGCTGGTAGCCTTGGCTTCTTGGTCTTGGGCGCTCTGCCGTATTTCTCTTCTACCTTTGATAGTAACTTTTCATCTGTATGGAGGCATTATCTTGCTTCTGTTAATATTCATATCTATAGCAGGTATTCTGTATAAATTCCAGGATGTTTTGCTGTATTTTCCAGAACAACCTTCCTCTTCAAGGCTTTATGTTCCTATGCCTACTGGAATTCcacatgaaaacattttcatcagAACCAAAGATGGAGTACGTCTAAATCTTATTTTGATTAGGTACACTGGGGACAGCTCACCCTATTCCCCAactataatttattttcatggcaATGCAGGCAACATAGGTCACAGGTTACCAAATGCATTGCTCATGTTGGTTAACCTCAAAGTTAACCTTTTGCTTGTCGACTACCGAGGGTATGGAAAAAGTGAAGGAGAAGCAAGCGAGGAAGGGCTCTACCTAGATTCTGAAGCCGTGCTGGACTACGTGATGACTAGACCTGACCTTGACAaaacaaagatctttcttttcgGCCGTTCCTTGGGTGGAGCGGTGGCTATTCATTTGGCTTCTGAGAACTCACACAGGATTTCAGCCATTCTGGTGGAGAACACGTTTTTAAGCATACCACATATGGCCAGcactttgttttcattcttccCGATGCGCTACCTTCCTTTATGGTGCTATAAAAACAAATTCTTGTCCTACAGAAAAATCTCTCAATGCAGAATGCCTTCCCTTTTCATCTCTGGACTCTCCGACCAGTTAATCCCACCAGTAATGATGAAGCAACTTTATGAGCTCTCCCCATCGCGGACTAAGAGACTGGCTGTTTTTCCAGAGGGGACACACAATGACACATGGCAGTGCCAAGGCTATTTTACTGCACTGGAACAGTTCATCAGAGAAGTCATGAAGAGCCATTCTCCTGAAGAAATGGCCAAGACGTCATCCAGTGTCACGATCATATGA